From the genome of Borrelia hermsii DAH, one region includes:
- a CDS encoding CRASP family complement regulator-acquiring lipoprotein produces MNGYLLVLSIVGLVLIACSLNGNDEHNNGKSKIDNGRNKYIVRKIGVRKSKSEFVKVKVKKEISAEEVIFNLRSAIVDLISREIDKIKYSELKIMSEPRDFYGLPFSYILCREEKFLLVCFNLECTRMYRRRFYASFDYNENKLEELGASFAKINFSGIIDLLNCIFSVVSCEYQLKVESLIENMNLKRNMFVIMSIENLDYIKSNLEWLLSLRKEWNSRVDEMIGFFNKDFKGTELMLKEFNFFMNQRFKFLIEQMEKVGVLVDDLLELMS; encoded by the coding sequence ATGAATGGATATTTGCTTGTCTTGTCAATTGTAGGTTTAGTATTAATAGCTTGTAGTTTGAATGGTAATGATGAGCATAATAATGGTAAATCTAAAATAGATAATGGACGTAATAAATACATTGTAAGGAAGATTGGAGTTAGAAAATCCAAAAGTGAGTTTGTTAAGGTAAAAGTGAAGAAAGAAATTTCTGCTGAGGAAGTAATTTTTAATTTGCGATCCGCAATAGTTGATTTAATATCTAGAGAAATTGACAAGATAAAATATTCTGAATTAAAAATCATGAGCGAGCCTCGTGATTTTTATGGGTTGCCTTTTAGTTATATTCTCTGTAGAGAAGAAAAATTTCTTTTAGTATGTTTTAATCTGGAATGCACCAGGATGTATAGAAGAAGATTTTATGCATCATTTGATTATAATGAGAATAAACTTGAAGAGCTAGGAGCGTCTTTTGCTAAAATAAACTTTAGTGGGATTATTGATCTCTTAAACTGTATTTTTAGTGTGGTATCTTGTGAATATCAATTAAAGGTTGAATCGTTAATTGAAAATATGAATCTTAAAAGAAATATGTTTGTAATTATGTCTATTGAAAATTTAGATTATATTAAATCAAATCTTGAATGGCTTCTGTCTTTAAGGAAGGAATGGAACAGCAGAGTAGATGAAATGATTGGTTTTTTTAATAAAGATTTTAAGGGAACAGAATTGATGTTAAAGGAGTTCAATTTTTTCATGAATCAACGATTTAAGTTTTTAATAGAACAAATGGAAAAAGTTGGAGTATTGGTTGATGATCTTTTAGAATTGATGTCTTAA